Proteins from a single region of Seriola aureovittata isolate HTS-2021-v1 ecotype China chromosome 9, ASM2101889v1, whole genome shotgun sequence:
- the kif5aa gene encoding kinesin family member 5Aa, with the protein MADVPAECNIKVLCRFRPLNQSEILRGDQFLPKFQGDDTVAVGGRSYVFDRVFPTNTTQEQVYNTCAKQIVKDVLYGYNGTIFAYGQTSSGKTHTMEGKLHDPHQMGIIPRIAEDIFNHIFAMDENLEFHIKVSYFEIYMDKIRDLLDVTKTNLSVHEDKNRVPYVKGCTERFVSSPDEVMDVIDEGKANRHVAVTNMNEHSSRSHSIFLINIKQEHVETEQKLCGKLYLVDLAGSEKVSKTGAAGAVLDEAKNINKSLSALGNVISALAEGTKTHVPYRDSKMTRILQDSLGGNCRTTMFICCSPSSYNDAETKSTLMFGQRAKTIRNTASVNLELTAEQWKRKFEKEKEKNKTLKDTIQKLEAELNRWRNGEDVPETERTTSDMVTRFESVEERPILDNDTSSIVVRISEEERQKYEEEIRKLYKQLDDKDDEINLQCQLVEKLKQQMLDQDELLASSRGDGDKVQAELGRLQVESDCAKAEVKEVLQALEELAINYDQKSLEVEEKGLQNQLLADQLAQKMASLMELEAELSRMQEVSGQQRKRIADVLNGLMRDLSEFSTIVGNGEIKLPVEISGAIEEEFTVARLYISKIKSEVKSMVKRCRQLENMQLECHRKMEETGRELSSCQLLISQHEAKIRSLTEYMQSVEQKKRLLEESHDSLSEELAKLQDQDNSLLEEKDAEKGETEDGNVKAVRQQGESHRGLHHKQLTRLRDEINEKQRIIDELTDRNSKLELELAQVRADFERLKSQDSSKSERLEELSFLHERHEQTKQDLKGLEETVARELQTLHNLRKLFVQDLTSRVKKSSEMEPDDSGGSCTQKQKISFLENNLDQLTKVHKQLVRDNADLRCELPKLEKRLRSTAERVKALETALRDAKEGAMMDRRRYQQEVDRIKDAMRAKNGLRRPHAAQIAKPVRPKQLPVCSPTNPFYTYIRATEHANTYSNALFQGNMTQPSTASVNCNPNSVQSNTVSTALGYRAGRYNGDTLESYPLNIDNGNSISETRDINDNRSDVHCGSEVDDSNRHYIIQQETAAS; encoded by the exons ATGGCCGATGTCCCAGCGGAGTGCAACATAAAAGTGCTGTGTCGCTTTCGCCCTCTCAATCAGTCGGAGATTTTACGCGGGGACCAGTTTCTCCCCAAATTCCAAGGAGATGACACTGTCGCCGTCGGG GGGAGGTCCTATGTCTTTGACCGAGTGTTTCCAACCAACACCACCCAGGAGCAGGTGTACAACACCTGCGCCAAGCAGATCGTCAAGG ATGTGCTGTATGGCTACAATGGCACTATCTTCGCATATGGACAAACCTCCTCCGGGAAGACTCACACCATGGAG GGGAAGCTCCACGACCCTCACCAGATGGGTATTATTCCACGCATTGCTGAGGACATTTTCAACCACATCTTTGCTATGGATGAAAACCTTGAATTCCACATAAAG GTTTCCTACTTTGAAATCTATATGGACAAAATCCGTGACCTGCTGGATG TGACAAAGACCAACCTGTCTGTGCATGAAGATAAGAATAGGGTGCCATATGTCAAG GGCTGCACTGAGCGTTTCGTCTCCAGCCCTGATGAGGTTATGGATGTGATTGACGAGGGCAAAGCCAACCGTCATGTTGCTGTGACCA ACATGAACGAGCACAGCTCTCGCAGCCACAGCATCTTCCTGATCAACATCAAGCAGGAGCACGTGGAGACGGAGCAGAAGCTGTGTGGAAAGCTTTACCTGGTGGATCTGGCCGGCAGCGAGAAG GTCAGTAagacaggagctgcaggagccgTTCTGGACGAGGCGAAAAACATCAACaagtctctctctgctctgggaAATGTCATCTCTGCCTTGGCTGAGGGCACG AAAACCCACGTGCCGTATCGTGACAGCAAAATGACCCGCATCCTGCAGGACTCCCTGGGTGGGAACTGTCGCACCACCATGTTCAtctgctgctctccctccagCTACAACGACGCAGAGACCAAGTCCACTCTCATGTTCGGCCAACG TGCTAAGACCATCAGGAACACCGCTTCCGTCAACCTGGAGCTGACGGCAGAGCAGTGGAAGAGGAAGTtcgagaaggagaaggagaagaacaaGACCCTGAAGGACACCATCCAGAAGCTGGAGGCCGAGCTCAACCGCTGGAGAAATG GAGAAGATGTCCCTGAGACGGAGCGGACTACGTCGGACATGGTGACCCGGTTTGAGTCAGTGGAGGAGCGCCCCATTTTGGACAATGACACCTCCTCCATTGTGGTCCGCATTTCTGAGGAGGAGCGTCAGAAGTACGAGGAGGAGATCCGCAAGCTGTACAAGCAGCTGGACGACAAg GATGATGAGATCAACCTGCAGTGCCAGTTGGTGgagaaactgaagcagcagatgcTAGATCAGGATGAG CTCCTGGCCTCGTCCCGTGGGGATGGGGACAAGGTCCAGGCTGAACTGGGCAGGCTGCAGGTGGAGAGCGACTGCGCCAAGgcggaggtgaaggaggtgctgcaggctctggaggagctggcCATCAACTATGACCAGAAGAgcctggaggtggaggagaaaggCCTGCAGAACCAGCTGCTGGCCGACCAGCTGGCCCAGAAAATG GCCAGCCTGATGGAGCTGGAGGCGGAGCTGTCCCGTATGCAGGAAGTGAGCGGTCAGCAGAGGAAACGTATCGCTGACGTCCTCAACGGTCTGATGAGGGACCTCAGCGAGTTCAGCACCATCGTGGGCAACGGGGAGATCAAGCTG CCGGTGGAGATCAGCGGTGCCATCGAGGAGGAGTTCACTGTGGCTCGACTCTACATCAGCAAGATCAAGTCAGAGGTGAAGAGCATGGTGAAGCGCTGCCGCCAGCTGGAGAACATGCAGCTGGAGTGTCACCGCAAGATGGAGGAGACTGGAAGGGAGCTCTCCTCCTGCCAGCTCCTCATCTCTCAG cATGAGGCTAAGATCCGCTCTCTGACGGAGTACATGCAGAGCgtggagcagaagaagaggctgctggaggagagcCACGACTCCCTGAGCGAAGAGCTCGCCAAGCTGCAGGACCagg ATAACTCCCTGCTTGAGGAGAAGGATGCAGAGAAGGGTGAGACTGAAGATGGAAATGTGAAG GCCGTTCGTCAGCAGGGAGAGTCTCACCGCGGCCTTCATCACAAGCAGCTGACCCGCCTGCGAGATGAGATCAATGAGAAGCAGAGGATCATCGATGAACTGACTGA TCGGAACTCCAAGTTGGAGCTGGAGCTGGCTCAGGTTCGTGCTGACTTCGAGCGCCTGAAGAGTCAGGACAGCAGCAAGAGCGAGCGCCTGGAGGAGCTGTC ATTCCTGCATGAACGTCATGAGCAGACTAAACAGGACTTGAAGGGTCTGGAGGAGACTGTC GCCCGCGAACTCCAGACCCTTCACAACCTGCGCAAGCTGTTCGTTCAAGACCTCACGTCGCGGGTTAAAAAA AGTTCCGAAATGGAGCCTGATGATAGCGGGGGGTCTTGCACCCAGAAGCAGAAGATTTCCTTTCTTGAGAATAACCTGGACCAACTTACAAAGGTTCACAAACAG CTGGTTCGTGACAATGCAGATCTGCGTTGTGAGCTTCCAAAGCTGGAGAAACGTCTTCGGTCTACTGCTGAGAGAGTTAAGGCCCTGGAGACTGCACTGAGGGACGCCAAGGAGGGCGCTATGATGGACCGCCGCCGCTATCAGCAGGAGGTCGACCGCATCAAGGATGCCATGAGAGCAAAGAACGGCCTGCGGCGCCCACATGCAGCACAGATAG CCAAGCCAGTGAGACCGAAGCAGCTGCCAGTCTGCTCGCCGACGAACCCGTTCTACACTTACATCCGTGCCACTGAACATGCCAATACCTACAGCAACGCCCTCTTCCAGGGCAACATGACACAGCCGAGCACCGCCAGCGTCAACTGCAACCCCAACTCTGTCCAGAGCAACAC AGTCTCCACAGCACTGGGCTACAGAGCAGGCAGATATAATGGAGACACACTGGAGTCCTACCCACTCAACATTGACAACG GTAACAGCATCAGTGAAACAAGAGACATCAATGACAACAG GAGTGATGTTCACTGTGGCAGCGAGGTGGATGATTCAAACAGGCACTACATCATTCAGCAGGAGACAGCTGCAAGTTAA